One region of Streptomyces sp. NBC_00442 genomic DNA includes:
- a CDS encoding CAP domain-containing protein, with amino-acid sequence MRTRAKAWYAGCLVLAVLLACPPPATAAAPPGPGPTEYRIPQWADPDPGPWPLTGPAYGPAAEPAFGPPARPRGSPRDAVVREVNRRRTKAGCPRVRVRSPLQRAAQAHSADMAAHRRLTHTGPGGSSPAARMRAAGYPAVATGEAVASGVSTAAAAVTRWMHSRPHRAIILTCRYTDVGVGRSGGRGGPWWTLDLAARH; translated from the coding sequence ATGCGAACCCGTGCCAAGGCCTGGTACGCGGGATGTCTCGTCCTCGCGGTGCTCCTCGCCTGCCCGCCCCCCGCCACGGCGGCCGCACCACCCGGTCCCGGCCCGACGGAGTACCGGATTCCGCAGTGGGCGGACCCGGATCCCGGTCCGTGGCCGCTGACCGGCCCGGCGTACGGGCCGGCCGCCGAGCCGGCCTTCGGGCCGCCCGCCCGGCCCCGGGGCTCGCCCCGTGACGCCGTGGTCCGGGAGGTCAACCGGCGCCGGACGAAGGCCGGTTGCCCTCGCGTACGGGTGCGCTCGCCGCTCCAGCGGGCCGCGCAGGCGCACAGCGCCGACATGGCCGCGCACCGCCGTCTGACGCACACCGGGCCCGGCGGCAGCAGCCCGGCCGCGCGGATGCGGGCCGCCGGCTATCCGGCCGTCGCCACCGGCGAGGCCGTCGCGTCGGGCGTCTCGACCGCGGCGGCCGCCGTGACGCGCTGGATGCACAGCCGCCCGCACCGCGCGATCATCCTCACCTGCCGCTACACCGACGTGGGCGTCGGCCGCTCCGGCGGTCGCGGCGGCCCCTGGTGGACCCTGGACCTGGCCGCACGCCACTGA
- a CDS encoding DUF427 domain-containing protein encodes MTTGHRITIEQGSEHVRVVQGGQVLAESRRPLLLHETGLPVRYYLPPEDVRTDLLTASDTHTYCPFKGTASYWSLPGTPDLVWYYPDPKAEVAEIKDHLCFYEVEKVAE; translated from the coding sequence ATGACGACAGGACATCGCATCACCATCGAGCAGGGCAGCGAGCATGTGCGGGTCGTTCAGGGCGGGCAGGTGCTCGCCGAGAGCCGGCGCCCGCTGCTCCTTCACGAGACCGGCCTCCCCGTCCGCTACTACCTGCCGCCCGAGGACGTACGGACCGACCTCTTGACGGCGTCGGACACCCACACCTATTGCCCGTTCAAGGGAACGGCCTCCTATTGGTCGCTGCCCGGGACGCCCGACCTGGTCTGGTACTACCCCGACCCGAAGGCGGAGGTCGCCGAGATCAAGGATCACCTCTGCTTCTACGAGGTGGAGAAGGTCGCGGAGTAG
- a CDS encoding SDR family oxidoreductase has protein sequence MAGMATHLITGAGSGIGAAVARRLHERGDELILLARDAARAKELAARHPGARTLVGDLADPDRLTWAFDKQPMPDHLDSLLHIAGVVDLGPVGELRPRTWHQQLNVNLIAPAEITRHMLPQLRASRGHVVFVNSGAGLSAHAEWGAYAASKHGLKALADALRNEEHPNGVRVTSVYPGRTASPMQAKVHSQEGKEYVPSRFIDPESVATTIVMAIDLPADAEVNDLTVRPGK, from the coding sequence ATGGCGGGTATGGCTACTCACCTGATCACCGGCGCCGGTTCCGGCATCGGCGCGGCCGTCGCGCGCCGGCTGCACGAGCGCGGCGACGAGCTCATCCTGCTCGCGCGCGACGCCGCACGCGCCAAGGAGCTCGCCGCCCGCCACCCGGGCGCCCGCACCCTCGTCGGCGACCTCGCCGATCCAGACCGCCTGACCTGGGCCTTCGACAAGCAGCCGATGCCCGACCATCTCGACTCGCTGCTGCACATCGCGGGCGTCGTCGACCTCGGCCCGGTCGGCGAGCTGCGGCCCAGGACCTGGCACCAGCAGCTCAACGTCAACCTGATCGCGCCCGCCGAAATCACCCGCCACATGCTGCCCCAACTGCGCGCCTCGCGCGGCCACGTGGTCTTCGTGAACTCCGGCGCCGGGCTCAGCGCCCACGCCGAATGGGGCGCGTACGCAGCCTCCAAGCACGGCCTCAAGGCGCTCGCCGACGCGCTGCGCAACGAGGAGCACCCCAACGGCGTCCGCGTGACCTCGGTCTACCCGGGCCGCACCGCCAGCCCCATGCAGGCCAAGGTGCACTCGCAGGAGGGCAAGGAGTACGTGCCGTCCCGGTTCATCGACCCCGAGTCCGTGGCCACGACCATCGTCATGGCCATCGACCTGCCGGCCGACGCCGAGGTCAACGACCTCACCGTGCGCCCCGGCAAGTAG
- a CDS encoding TIGR00730 family Rossman fold protein, whose product MNICVFLSAADLDERYTGPAREFAELLGKGGHTLVWGGSESGLMQVVADGVQQAGGRLVGVSVDFLAAKARENADEMVIAKDLAERKALLLAKSEAVVIMVGGTGTLDEATEILELKKHGKTTKPVVLLNTAGFYDGLKQQFRRMEDEGFLPVPLTELVFFAEDGVAALAYLEESRGIQ is encoded by the coding sequence ATGAATATCTGCGTCTTCCTGTCCGCGGCCGACCTCGACGAGCGCTACACCGGGCCGGCCCGCGAGTTCGCCGAACTCCTCGGAAAGGGCGGTCACACCCTGGTGTGGGGCGGCTCCGAGAGCGGCCTCATGCAGGTCGTCGCCGACGGGGTGCAGCAGGCGGGCGGCAGGCTCGTCGGGGTCTCGGTCGACTTCCTCGCGGCCAAGGCCCGCGAGAACGCCGACGAGATGGTCATCGCCAAGGACCTCGCCGAGCGCAAGGCGCTCCTGCTCGCGAAGTCCGAGGCCGTCGTGATCATGGTCGGCGGGACCGGCACCCTCGACGAGGCCACCGAGATCCTGGAACTGAAGAAGCACGGCAAGACCACCAAGCCGGTCGTCCTCCTGAACACGGCGGGCTTCTACGACGGCCTCAAGCAGCAGTTCCGCCGCATGGAGGACGAGGGATTCCTGCCCGTCCCCCTCACCGAGCTGGTGTTCTTCGCCGAGGACGGCGTCGCGGCCCTCGCCTACCTCGAAGAGTCCCGCGGCATCCAGTAG
- a CDS encoding DUF6194 family protein translates to MTIDEIISFVGGLDGVLTVRPAPGDGTPEISWGDTFFFYAPDGAVPATTQPFATVVTKNYPGDEASRLDRPDTFRVNIAAGKDLFVRWAGHAPREPAPVEADPAAPDTVIAHPAYGTAGWLAVVNPGKHTERALRELLRAAHGLARARHERRAGSTTR, encoded by the coding sequence ATGACCATCGACGAGATCATCAGCTTCGTGGGCGGCCTCGACGGCGTCCTGACCGTACGGCCCGCGCCCGGCGACGGCACACCGGAGATCAGCTGGGGCGACACGTTCTTCTTCTACGCACCCGATGGCGCCGTTCCGGCGACGACCCAGCCGTTCGCGACCGTCGTGACCAAGAACTACCCGGGTGACGAGGCTTCGCGCCTGGACCGGCCGGACACGTTCCGCGTGAACATCGCGGCCGGGAAGGACCTGTTCGTCCGGTGGGCCGGTCACGCACCGCGCGAGCCGGCCCCCGTCGAGGCCGACCCCGCGGCCCCCGACACCGTGATCGCGCATCCCGCCTACGGCACCGCCGGCTGGCTGGCGGTGGTGAACCCGGGCAAGCACACCGAGAGGGCGCTGCGCGAGCTGCTGCGCGCGGCCCATGGCCTGGCACGCGCACGCCACGAGCGACGCGCCGGATCGACGACGCGATGA
- a CDS encoding cysteine desulfurase family protein — protein sequence MAYLDHAATTPMLPEAVRAMTAQLTATGNASSLHAAGRRARRTAEEAREELADALGARPSEVVFTAGGTEADNLAVKGLYWSRRDADPRRVRVLASPVEHHAVLDAVHWLAEHEGATVEYLPVDPYGRVHPDALRAAIERDPDDVALATVMWANNEIGTIMPVAELAAVAREFDIPLHADAVQAVGQLDVDFAASGLAALTVSGHKIGGPYGIGALLLGREYTPVPVLHGGGQERHVRSGTLDVPAIAAFAVAGRLAAERRGAFARDTGGLRDQLVAAVRKAVPDAILGGDPDPRGRLPANAHFTFPGCEGDSLLLLLDAQGIECSTGSACTAGVAQPSHVLLATGTDPDLARGTLRFSLGHTSTEADVAAVADAIGPAVERARTAGLV from the coding sequence ATGGCCTACCTCGACCACGCCGCGACCACCCCGATGCTTCCGGAGGCGGTCCGGGCGATGACCGCCCAGCTGACCGCCACCGGCAACGCGTCCTCGCTGCACGCCGCCGGACGGCGGGCCCGCCGCACCGCCGAAGAGGCCCGGGAGGAACTCGCCGACGCGCTCGGCGCCCGCCCCAGCGAGGTCGTCTTCACGGCCGGCGGCACCGAGGCCGACAACCTCGCCGTCAAGGGCCTTTACTGGTCCCGCCGGGACGCCGACCCGCGCCGCGTCCGCGTCCTCGCCAGCCCCGTCGAGCACCACGCGGTGCTCGACGCGGTGCACTGGCTCGCCGAGCACGAGGGCGCCACCGTCGAGTACCTGCCCGTCGACCCGTACGGCAGGGTGCACCCCGACGCGCTGCGGGCGGCCATCGAGCGCGACCCCGACGACGTGGCCCTGGCCACCGTGATGTGGGCCAACAACGAGATCGGCACCATCATGCCGGTCGCCGAACTGGCCGCGGTGGCGCGGGAGTTCGACATTCCGCTGCACGCGGACGCCGTCCAGGCCGTCGGCCAGCTCGACGTGGACTTCGCCGCCTCGGGCCTGGCCGCCCTGACCGTCTCCGGCCACAAGATCGGCGGGCCGTACGGCATCGGCGCCCTTCTCCTGGGCCGCGAGTACACCCCCGTACCGGTGCTGCACGGAGGCGGTCAGGAGCGCCACGTGCGCTCCGGCACCCTGGATGTCCCCGCCATCGCCGCGTTCGCCGTCGCCGGACGGCTCGCCGCCGAACGGCGCGGCGCGTTCGCCCGCGACACCGGGGGACTGCGCGACCAGCTGGTGGCGGCCGTGCGCAAGGCCGTACCCGACGCGATCCTCGGCGGCGACCCGGACCCGCGGGGCCGCCTCCCCGCCAACGCCCACTTCACCTTCCCCGGCTGCGAAGGCGACTCCCTCCTGCTGCTGCTCGACGCGCAGGGCATCGAATGCTCCACCGGATCCGCCTGCACCGCGGGCGTCGCCCAGCCCAGCCACGTCCTGCTCGCCACCGGCACCGATCCCGACCTGGCCCGCGGCACCCTGCGCTTCTCGCTGGGCCACACCTCCACCGAAGCCGATGTCGCGGCCGTCGCCGACGCCATCGGCCCGGCCGTCGAACGGGCCCGCACCGCGGGCCTCGTCTGA
- a CDS encoding DUF4190 domain-containing protein, with translation MELTAIRRRSRERDADGMAVAAFVLGLLGLLVMNIVLGPIAVVLASLSLLYGTRRRGRAMLGLALGVADLVVLAGLVMADRTVSWGFGG, from the coding sequence ATGGAACTCACCGCGATCCGCCGCCGCAGCCGCGAACGCGACGCCGACGGGATGGCCGTGGCGGCCTTCGTCCTCGGTCTGCTCGGTCTGCTCGTCATGAACATCGTCCTCGGCCCCATCGCCGTCGTGCTGGCCTCGCTCTCCCTGCTGTACGGGACCCGGCGCCGCGGCCGCGCGATGCTCGGCCTGGCCCTGGGCGTGGCCGACCTGGTGGTCCTTGCCGGCCTCGTGATGGCCGACCGCACCGTCTCGTGGGGGTTCGGCGGCTGA
- a CDS encoding thioesterase family protein: MAQASSPVLPATIGDSEFDRDTAVTLREAGVYDAELSAGWTIIQAVNGGYLLALLGRALGDALPHPDPFTVSAHYLTPSVPGPAVIRTQVVRTGRTLSTGQASLFQYDESGAEVERIRVLASYGDLDALTDDVRTTAKPPAMPPLSHCIGATDAPDGSRPPIPGSSAITDRLMLKLDPTTLGWAVGAPSGKGEMRAWFGLADGRDADPISLLLTVDALPPTSFELGLKGWTPTVELTTHIRCRPAPGPLRVSITTRNLAGGFLEEDAEVWDSADRLVAQSRQLARAPRG; encoded by the coding sequence ATGGCACAGGCATCGTCACCGGTACTCCCCGCCACGATCGGGGACAGCGAGTTCGACCGCGACACCGCCGTCACCCTGCGCGAAGCGGGGGTCTACGACGCGGAACTCTCGGCGGGCTGGACCATCATTCAGGCCGTCAACGGCGGCTATCTGCTCGCCCTGCTGGGCCGGGCCCTCGGCGACGCGCTGCCGCACCCGGACCCGTTCACCGTCTCGGCGCACTACCTCACGCCGTCGGTGCCGGGGCCCGCGGTCATCCGCACCCAGGTGGTGCGCACCGGTCGCACCCTCTCCACCGGCCAGGCCTCGCTGTTCCAGTACGACGAGAGCGGCGCGGAGGTCGAACGCATCCGGGTCCTCGCCTCGTACGGGGACCTCGACGCGCTGACCGACGACGTACGCACCACCGCGAAGCCGCCCGCGATGCCCCCGCTCTCGCACTGCATCGGTGCGACCGACGCACCCGACGGCAGCCGGCCGCCGATTCCGGGGAGTTCGGCCATCACCGACCGGCTGATGCTCAAGCTCGACCCGACGACGCTCGGCTGGGCCGTGGGCGCGCCGTCGGGGAAGGGCGAGATGCGCGCGTGGTTCGGTCTCGCGGACGGCCGCGACGCCGACCCGATCTCGCTGCTGCTGACGGTCGACGCGCTGCCGCCCACCTCCTTCGAGCTCGGCCTCAAGGGATGGACCCCCACCGTCGAGCTGACCACGCACATCCGGTGCCGGCCGGCGCCGGGGCCGCTGCGGGTGTCCATCACCACGCGGAACCTGGCGGGGGGCTTCCTGGAGGAGGACGCGGAGGTCTGGGACTCGGCGGACCGCCTGGTCGCGCAGTCCCGCCAACTGGCGCGGGCGCCCCGGGGCTGA
- a CDS encoding MerR family transcriptional regulator — protein MASLESGDMRTADVARRAGYSVQQIRNLERDGVLPPAARTPTGYRTYAEVHLRSAQAYRALAAGVGPMEAKKIVRAFHRLPVPQALALLDAAHARLDTERADLRRAKEAARAIAGEPIEDVRASDSMSVSELAAALGVRPSTLRHWDAEALVVPDRDPVRGTRRYTPAQVRDARIVHQLRKAGYRIAPLRALMPQLRRTHRSRDVDSALAARDADITARSRALLDGAAALGALLPARRQDPPDRP, from the coding sequence ATGGCAAGTCTCGAATCGGGGGACATGCGCACCGCCGATGTCGCGCGGCGCGCCGGATACTCCGTCCAGCAGATCCGCAACCTCGAACGCGACGGTGTGCTGCCGCCCGCGGCGCGCACGCCCACGGGCTACCGGACCTACGCGGAGGTGCATCTGCGGTCCGCCCAGGCCTACCGCGCCCTCGCCGCGGGCGTCGGGCCGATGGAGGCCAAGAAGATCGTCCGGGCGTTCCACCGGCTCCCCGTCCCGCAGGCGCTCGCCCTTCTCGACGCGGCGCACGCACGGCTCGATACGGAGCGCGCGGATCTGCGGCGGGCCAAGGAGGCCGCCCGCGCGATCGCGGGCGAGCCGATCGAGGACGTGCGCGCGTCGGACTCGATGAGCGTCTCCGAACTCGCCGCCGCCCTCGGGGTGCGCCCTTCGACGTTGCGGCACTGGGACGCGGAGGCTCTCGTCGTGCCGGACCGTGACCCCGTGCGCGGGACGCGGCGCTACACGCCGGCTCAGGTGCGCGACGCGCGGATCGTTCACCAGCTGCGCAAGGCCGGGTACCGCATCGCGCCCCTGCGGGCCCTCATGCCGCAGTTGCGGCGCACCCACCGGTCGCGGGACGTCGACTCGGCGCTGGCCGCCAGGGACGCCGACATCACGGCGCGATCCCGGGCCCTCCTCGACGGCGCCGCCGCACTCGGCGCCCTGCTCCCCGCGCGCCGACAGGATCCGCCGGACAGGCCCTAA
- a CDS encoding NADP-dependent oxidoreductase, whose translation MSQTMRAVSLQQWGGPEVLTETETERPEPGAGEVLVRVHAAGVNPADWKVREHGGIAPMSLPAILGWDVSGTVEAVGLGVTHYGVGDEVFGMPRFPHQAGAYAEYVTAPSRHFVRKPAGIDHTEAAALPLAALTAWQALIDTARLAAGQRVLIHAAAGGVGHVAVQIAKARGAYVIGTASAAKHDFVRGLGADEVIDYTAVDFTEAVRDVDVVFDTVGGDYAARSLKVLRPGGTLVSINTPDSPELLADAAARGVRAGFTLVEPDHAAMGAIASLVAEGKLRAEVDSVFDLADAAKAHEYGERGRTQGKIVLRVA comes from the coding sequence ATGTCCCAGACCATGCGTGCCGTCAGCCTCCAGCAGTGGGGCGGTCCCGAGGTGCTCACCGAGACCGAGACCGAGCGCCCCGAGCCCGGCGCCGGCGAGGTCCTGGTCCGGGTGCACGCGGCCGGGGTCAACCCCGCCGACTGGAAGGTCCGCGAGCACGGCGGCATCGCACCGATGAGCCTGCCGGCGATCCTCGGCTGGGACGTGTCGGGCACGGTCGAGGCGGTGGGCCTGGGCGTCACCCACTACGGGGTCGGCGACGAGGTGTTCGGCATGCCGCGCTTCCCGCACCAGGCGGGCGCGTACGCCGAGTACGTCACCGCTCCGTCCCGGCACTTCGTCCGCAAGCCCGCCGGCATCGACCACACCGAGGCGGCGGCCCTGCCGCTGGCCGCGCTGACCGCGTGGCAGGCGCTGATCGACACCGCCCGACTGGCCGCGGGGCAGCGGGTGTTGATCCACGCGGCGGCGGGTGGCGTCGGCCACGTCGCCGTCCAGATCGCCAAGGCGCGCGGCGCGTACGTCATCGGCACGGCGAGCGCCGCCAAGCACGACTTCGTCCGCGGCCTCGGCGCGGACGAGGTGATCGACTACACCGCGGTCGACTTCACCGAAGCGGTGCGCGACGTGGACGTGGTCTTCGACACGGTCGGCGGCGACTACGCGGCGCGCTCCCTGAAGGTGCTGCGCCCCGGGGGCACCCTGGTGTCGATCAACACCCCGGATTCGCCCGAGCTGCTCGCCGACGCGGCGGCCCGTGGCGTGCGGGCCGGGTTCACGCTGGTCGAGCCCGACCACGCGGCCATGGGCGCGATCGCCTCGCTCGTGGCGGAGGGCAAGCTGCGCGCGGAGGTCGACTCGGTGTTTGACCTCGCCGACGCGGCAAAGGCGCACGAGTACGGCGAGCGGGGCCGCACCCAGGGCAAGATCGTGCTGCGTGTGGCGTAG
- a CDS encoding TetR family transcriptional regulator yields the protein MSHTLGIRQVQKQKTRQALMDSALQLLEHQSLSSLGLREVTRAVGVAPAAFYRHFKDTADLGVALVEQALGSLHDTIRAAIVTTGSSDERIDRAVALIAAHVRAYPAHVRFIARERHGGVAPVREAIGVQLRRFADEVAGALGADPESAGWSPADLRMLAGLYVDHMVMTASALLEDPGPESPALATARAQLRLVTLGRRHWLD from the coding sequence ATGAGCCACACTCTCGGGATCCGGCAGGTCCAGAAGCAGAAGACGCGCCAGGCCCTCATGGACTCGGCGCTCCAGCTCCTGGAGCACCAGAGCCTGAGCAGCCTCGGTCTGCGCGAGGTCACCCGGGCCGTGGGGGTGGCGCCCGCCGCGTTCTACCGCCACTTCAAGGACACCGCCGACCTGGGTGTCGCCCTGGTCGAGCAGGCACTCGGATCGCTCCACGACACGATCCGGGCGGCGATCGTCACCACCGGGTCGAGCGACGAACGCATCGACCGGGCGGTCGCGTTGATCGCCGCGCACGTCCGCGCGTACCCCGCGCACGTCCGCTTCATCGCCCGCGAACGGCACGGTGGGGTCGCCCCGGTCCGAGAGGCGATCGGCGTGCAACTGCGGCGCTTCGCGGACGAGGTGGCAGGGGCGCTCGGGGCGGATCCGGAGTCGGCGGGATGGTCTCCGGCCGACCTGCGCATGCTGGCGGGGCTGTACGTCGACCACATGGTGATGACGGCGTCGGCCCTCCTGGAGGACCCGGGCCCCGAAAGCCCGGCCCTGGCGACGGCCCGCGCCCAGTTGCGCCTGGTCACGCTGGGCCGACGTCACTGGCTGGATTAG
- a CDS encoding GlxA family transcriptional regulator: MTVRPTTHRVAVLALDGVIPFELGIPSRIFDSARGPKGERLYEVSVCTADGRPVRTEAGFSVAVDHGPEALASADTVVIPPTYDLGAMAGGGPLPEPLARAFEVIEPGTRMVSICTASYVLAAAGLLDGRPATTHWCDAAAFARTFPRVRVDPGVLFVDDGDVLTSAGAAAGIDLCLHLVRRDHGSAVANRAARHCVVPPHRDGGQAQYIERPVPEPTLASTAATRAWALERLQEPLSLGEMADHARMSLRTFTRRFREEAGLTPGNWLTAQRLELARQLLESSDLPVDLVAHRAGFGTANSLRQHMRSVLGVSPVAYRRTFQVAARA, encoded by the coding sequence ATGACCGTACGACCGACCACGCACCGGGTCGCGGTGCTCGCCCTCGACGGAGTGATCCCGTTCGAGCTGGGCATCCCCTCCCGGATCTTCGACAGCGCCCGGGGCCCGAAGGGCGAGCGGCTCTACGAGGTGAGCGTCTGCACCGCGGACGGGCGTCCGGTGCGCACCGAGGCCGGGTTCTCGGTCGCGGTCGACCACGGGCCCGAGGCGCTCGCCTCGGCCGACACCGTGGTGATCCCGCCGACCTACGACCTCGGCGCCATGGCGGGGGGCGGCCCCCTGCCCGAGCCGCTGGCCCGCGCCTTCGAGGTGATCGAGCCGGGCACCCGCATGGTGTCCATCTGCACGGCGTCCTACGTGCTGGCCGCCGCGGGGCTGCTCGACGGGCGGCCCGCCACCACGCACTGGTGCGACGCCGCCGCCTTCGCGCGCACCTTCCCCCGCGTCCGGGTGGACCCGGGCGTCCTGTTCGTCGACGACGGCGACGTGCTGACCTCGGCGGGCGCCGCGGCGGGCATCGACCTGTGCCTCCACCTCGTACGCCGCGACCACGGCAGCGCCGTCGCCAACCGGGCCGCCCGGCACTGCGTGGTGCCGCCGCACCGCGACGGCGGCCAGGCCCAGTACATCGAGCGCCCGGTCCCCGAGCCGACCCTCGCCAGCACCGCGGCGACCCGGGCGTGGGCCCTCGAACGCCTCCAGGAGCCGCTCTCGCTCGGCGAGATGGCCGACCACGCCCGGATGAGCCTGCGCACCTTCACCCGCCGATTCCGCGAGGAGGCGGGGCTGACGCCGGGCAACTGGCTCACCGCGCAACGGCTCGAACTGGCCCGCCAGCTCTTGGAGTCCAGCGACCTCCCGGTGGACCTGGTGGCCCACCGGGCGGGCTTCGGCACGGCCAACTCGCTGCGCCAGCACATGCGTTCCGTGCTCGGTGTCTCGCCGGTGGCCTACCGGCGCACCTTCCAGGTCGCCGCGCGGGCCTGA
- a CDS encoding N-acetylmuramoyl-L-alanine amidase, which translates to MATSRRRLLIGGAVVALGTIGYLNAPHARPHRPRKAGELDYAGAQWVAAAGANWRMADRPDDYRVDRVVIHVVQGSFDSALRAFQDPGHKAAAHYVVRKDGHVAQTVRELDVAFHAGNREYNERSVGIEHEGFVDEASSFTDTMYASSARLTAAICARYRIAVDREHIVGHVEVPGTDHTDPGPHWDWARYMRLVGAAGPA; encoded by the coding sequence ATGGCGACCAGCCGCAGAAGGCTGCTGATCGGGGGCGCGGTGGTGGCGCTCGGCACCATCGGATATCTCAACGCGCCGCACGCGCGGCCGCACAGACCGCGCAAGGCCGGAGAGCTGGACTACGCGGGAGCGCAGTGGGTGGCGGCCGCAGGGGCGAACTGGCGGATGGCCGACCGGCCGGACGACTACCGGGTGGACCGGGTGGTGATCCATGTCGTGCAGGGCAGTTTCGACAGCGCCCTGCGCGCGTTCCAGGACCCCGGCCACAAAGCCGCCGCCCACTATGTGGTGCGCAAGGACGGGCATGTGGCGCAGACGGTGCGGGAGCTCGACGTGGCGTTCCACGCGGGCAACCGGGAGTACAACGAGCGCAGCGTCGGCATAGAGCACGAGGGGTTCGTCGACGAGGCGTCCTCGTTCACGGACACCATGTATGCCTCGTCCGCGCGGCTGACGGCGGCCATATGCGCCCGCTACCGCATAGCCGTCGACCGCGAGCACATCGTCGGGCACGTGGAGGTGCCGGGCACCGATCACACCGATCCCGGCCCGCACTGGGACTGGGCGCGCTACATGAGGCTGGTCGGGGCGGCCGGTCCGGCCTGA
- the mnmA gene encoding tRNA 2-thiouridine(34) synthase MnmA, translating to MTQTSPQPSSQPSPQTSGRPLRVLAAMSGGVDSAVAAARAAEAGHDVTGVHLALSANPQSFRTGARGCCTIEDSRDARRAADVIGIPFYVWDLAERFREDVVEDFIAEYEAGRTPNPCLRCNEKIKFAALLDKALALGFDAVCTGHYATVVLNQDGTRELHRASDMAKDQSYVLGVLDERQLAHAMFPLGDTLTTKGEIRAEAERRGLAVAKKPDSHDICFIADGDTQGFLADRLGKAEGDIVDESGAKIGSHEGAFGFTIGQRKGLRIGHPAADGKPRYVLDISPVNNTVTVGPVEALDVTALGAIKPRWCGTAPVGAGTYTAQLRAHGGETEVTAELVDGVLRVTFAEPVRGIAPGQAIVLYDGTRVVGSATIATTERAAARV from the coding sequence ATGACTCAGACTTCGCCGCAGCCCTCCTCGCAGCCCTCCCCGCAGACCTCCGGGCGTCCCCTGCGCGTCCTCGCCGCCATGTCCGGCGGCGTCGACTCGGCCGTCGCCGCCGCCCGAGCCGCCGAAGCGGGGCACGACGTGACCGGAGTGCACCTGGCGCTCTCCGCGAACCCGCAGTCCTTCCGCACCGGAGCCCGCGGCTGCTGCACCATCGAGGACTCCCGGGACGCCCGCCGCGCCGCGGACGTCATCGGCATCCCGTTCTACGTCTGGGACCTCGCCGAACGCTTCCGCGAGGACGTCGTCGAGGACTTCATCGCCGAGTACGAGGCCGGCCGCACGCCCAACCCGTGCCTGCGCTGCAACGAGAAGATCAAGTTCGCCGCGCTGCTCGACAAGGCCCTCGCGCTCGGCTTCGACGCCGTGTGCACCGGCCACTACGCGACCGTCGTCCTGAACCAGGACGGCACCCGTGAGCTGCACCGCGCCAGCGACATGGCCAAGGACCAGTCGTACGTCCTCGGCGTGCTCGACGAGCGCCAGCTCGCCCACGCCATGTTCCCGCTCGGCGACACCCTCACCACCAAGGGCGAGATCCGCGCCGAGGCCGAGCGGCGCGGCCTCGCGGTCGCCAAGAAGCCCGACAGCCACGACATCTGCTTCATCGCCGACGGTGACACCCAGGGCTTCCTCGCCGACCGCCTCGGCAAGGCGGAGGGCGACATCGTCGACGAGTCCGGCGCGAAGATCGGCAGCCACGAGGGTGCCTTCGGCTTCACCATCGGCCAGCGCAAGGGCCTGCGCATCGGTCACCCCGCCGCCGACGGCAAGCCCCGCTACGTCCTGGACATCTCCCCGGTCAACAACACGGTCACCGTAGGCCCCGTCGAGGCGCTCGACGTCACCGCGCTCGGCGCGATCAAGCCCCGCTGGTGCGGAACCGCCCCGGTCGGCGCGGGTACGTACACCGCCCAGCTGCGCGCCCACGGCGGCGAGACCGAGGTGACGGCGGAGCTCGTCGACGGCGTCCTGAGGGTGACGTTCGCCGAGCCGGTCCGCGGCATCGCCCCCGGCCAGGCGATCGTCCTGTACGACGGCACGCGCGTGGTGGGTTCCGCGACGATCGCGACGACCGAGCGGGCCGCCGCGCGCGTCTGA